CGACGCAGGTGAAGGGCGCCCAGGGGGCCGGGCGGGTCAGGCCGCGCCGCACCGGCGCCGGGGTCACCGCCATGCCCATCCCGTGGTACCAGCCCGGCAGATCGAAGGCCGCCGGCAGGTCGAGGACCGACACGTCGGTGAAGGGCGAGAGCGGATCGACGATCACCCAATGGCGCCCGTCGTGCAGCAGCGCGAAGCAATGGCGGAATCCCGGTTTCAGCAGGCGCAGCCACCACAGCTCCGCCTCGCCCCGGAAGACCACCCAGACGCGCGGTGCGTCCGCTGCGGCCCGGCAGGGCTGAGGCATCGGCATGCTCACTGGACGATGCCCTTCTCGCGCAGCACCGGGCGGAGCCGGTCGAACGCCTCCCGCCACAGCGTGTGGGCGCGCTGTTCACGGTAGCGCGCCGGGTCCGGCGCCATCAGGCGGCGCCCGTAGTGAACCAGCACATGCAGATGGTCGCGGATCAGCAGGCGGCGGCGGTACAGCCGGTCCACCGCGCACAGCACGTCGCCGGGCTCGCACGGGCGCTGGACGAGCCCCCGCCCGGCGGCGATGCGCGCGCCGGCGGCCTTGGCGTCCTGCGCCTGGACCGACCAGAACCACGCCTCCTCCGCGCTGCCGAACGGTTCCCCGACAGCGTCGGACAGGACCATGGACGTGTTGCGGTGATGGACCATGCGTGGGGTCTCCCTCGGAATTGCAGCTCTTGCGTTCGCGGGCGCAGCTTCGCTCTCGGGCGGAGCGCCGGATGGGCCGCGGCACGCGCGGCTGGCGAACAGATGTTCACGTTATGTACTGATTAAAATCCTTCGTCAAGGAAAATATGAATAGGTTCCTAGGGACGGGCCGGCCCGTTTATGTGATTATCCTCCCATGCTCAAACATGCGGACATTTGGCGGGCGATCGACCGCCTCGCGGCCCAACACGGGCTGTCGGCCTCCGGGCTCGCGCGGCGGGCGGGGCTGGACCCGACGACCTTCAACAAGAGCAAGCGGACCACCGGCGACGGCAAGCTCCGCTGGCCCTCGACGGAGAGCGTGTCCAAGGTTCTGGAGGCGACCGGAGCGTCGCTGTCGGAGTTCGTCAGCCTCGTCGGCGATGCCGCGGGCGCCGGCTCGCTCCAGCGGGTGCCGGTCATCGGCTACGCCCAGGCCGGCAACGCCGGCTTCTTCGACGACGCCGGCTTCCCCTCGGGCGTTGGCTGGGACGAGCTTCTGTTCCCCAGCATCGGCGACCCGCACGCCTACGCGCTGGAGATCGCCGGGGACAGCATGGACCCCGTCTACCGCGACGGCGACACCATCATCGTCTCGCCCGCCGCGCAGATCCGGCGCAACGACCGCGTCGTCGTCCGCACCAAGGGCGGCGAGGTGATGGCGAAGCAGCTCCTGCGCGAAACCGCCACGAAGATCGAGCTGATCTCCATCAACCGCGCCCATCCGGACCGCAGCATCCCGCGCGCCGAGGTCGCCTGGATGGCCCGCATCGTCTGGGCAAGCCAGTAAGCGGCA
The window above is part of the Azospirillum sp. TSH58 genome. Proteins encoded here:
- a CDS encoding helix-turn-helix transcriptional regulator → MLKHADIWRAIDRLAAQHGLSASGLARRAGLDPTTFNKSKRTTGDGKLRWPSTESVSKVLEATGASLSEFVSLVGDAAGAGSLQRVPVIGYAQAGNAGFFDDAGFPSGVGWDELLFPSIGDPHAYALEIAGDSMDPVYRDGDTIIVSPAAQIRRNDRVVVRTKGGEVMAKQLLRETATKIELISINRAHPDRSIPRAEVAWMARIVWASQ